DNA sequence from the Manis javanica isolate MJ-LG chromosome 15, MJ_LKY, whole genome shotgun sequence genome:
agacagagaaagacaagtaccaatgatttcactcatctgtggagcataagaacaaagcaaaaaatgaaggaacaaagcagcagcagactcacagaacccaagaatggactaacagttgccaaagggaaagggactgaggaggatgggtgggaagggagggataaggggattaaggggcattatgattagcacatataatgtagaggggcacagggcaggcagtatagcacagagaagacaagtagtgactctatagcatcttactacgctgatggacagtgactgtaatggggtatgtgatggggacttgataatggggggaatctagtaaccacaatgttgctcatgtgactgtatattaattacacaaaaaaaaatctactgaGTAGTGTATGTCTGGACTCTGTGCTCCAACCTACTTTTTAGCTTCTAAAAAAACTGCGGTAGGTTGTCTCAGTTTTGTAATGCCCATGGTAGcactctctcccttttctccaacCTGCCACGTCTTCCCCTAAGCTACAGTAGTGAGGTTTCCATACTTTCACCTGTTTTGTTACATTTCTATAGGCATTACCCAAAGGGGGTCTGAATGAATAAAACATGccaaataaatatgtttaaacaCAAATGGTATCATGCTGTGTATGTTGTTACATACTATTATATTACTTTTTCCACTTAGCAATAATACTGTAAACATCTTTCTACATCAGTAAAACTAATATATAATTAACCAATCCTCTGTTgtacatttgggttattttccatttttttctatcacAAACAATCCCTCAATGAAATAGTCATGTACATTCTGTTCCTACCATCAGTGTATGAAAATAGGTGAAAATAGGTATCTTTGTGTTTGAATGTATACTTGACTACTAAGCTTAGGTGGATTGTGTCATGCAACAGACTTTCTTACCATTTCCAGTTCCTCTCTGAGGGCACATATGGCTCTTTCCCGACTGGATACCAACTCTTCCAAATACTGGTATCTCAGTTTTTTTCTGGCCCGGCATTCCCTTGCACTCTGCCGGCTCCTCTCAAGTTTTGCCTTCAAGTCAATTTTCGCAGGCTTCCGACCACGTTTGCCGGGCTTCTTTACTTTGCCTCCAACCACCTTcaacaggagagagaagaaatatgttttttttctcttagttacTCTGGCTACATACTAGCAAGGAAAAACacttacaaataataaataaatgaagcctAGGGGACTAAGAAAGCATAAGCCCATCAAATGCTTTATGAATCTTCGTTTCATAAATTTTTCTTCTGATACTTTTGATACCATGAATGTGAgagatgaaataatattaagcttttattatttcttcaataataaacTTTGGCTTAACAGTAAACTTCATGTCCCATATGTAGATAGATAATAAAAAACCAAAGGACTGACACTAAATATTGTTTTCACAAAGAATTTTTATTGACTTgagaataagtaaaaaaaaaattcagaattgcAAGTTCAGTATGATCTCAACATTattaacacagagaagaaagaatgttaGCAAAAGGTCAATGAGGATTTCTCTGATAGGTGTGACATAAATGGTTTTTTTCCTTATCTGaacttttttgcctttatttaatttaaaaatgaaatatttttaaatgtttacaattagaaaaaacacaaaatatgtatataaaattctgCGTgtgagtaatcaagacaatttggtactggcacaaaaacagacccatagaccaatggaacagaatagagagtccagacataaacccaagcatatatggtcaattaatatatgataaaggagccatggacatacaatggggaaatgacagcctcttcaacaactggtgttggcaaaactggacagctacatgcaagagaatgaaattgtattattgtctatccccatacacagaagtaaactcaaaatggatcaaaagatgtgaatgtaagtcatgaaaccataaaactcttataagataacaggcaaaaatctcctgaatataaacatgagcaactttttcctgaatacatctccccaagcaacagaaacaaaagcaaaaattaacacatgggaatacatcaaactaaaaagtttctgtatggcaaagaacaccatcaacagaacaagaaggcatcgtacagtatgggagaatatatttgtaaatgacatattcaacaaggggttaacatccaatatatataaagaactcacatgcttcagcaaccaaaaagcaaataaccctgttaaaaaatgggcagaggatatgaacaaacaattctccaaagaagaaattcagatggtcaacaggcacatgaaaagatgctccacgtcactaattatcagggaaatgcaaataaaaaccacaatgaggtatcacctcacaccagttaggatggccagtattgaaaagactaagaacaattgctggtgaggatgtgagaaaggggaaccctcctacactgctggtgggagtgtaagctagttcaaccattatggaaagcaatatggaggttccacaaaaaaactaaaaatagaaataccatttgacccaggaattccactcttaggaatttaccctaagaatgcaggatccaaGTTTCAAagtgacatatgcacccctatgtttattgcagcaccatttacaatagccaagataaggaagcaacctaagtgtccatcagtagatgaatggataaagtagatgtggtatatatacacaatggaatactattcagccataagaaagaaacaaattctaccatttgcaacaacatggacggagctggaggatattttgctcaatgaaataagcccagcagagaaagaccagtaccaaatgatttccctcatttgtggagtataacaacaaagcaaaactgaaggaacaatacagcagcagactcacagactccaagaagggacaagcagttaccaaaagggaggggtgggagagggcgggtggagagggagggagaaggggattgagaggtattatgattggcatacattgtgcgggggatcatggggaagacagtgtagcacagagaaggcaaacagcgaatctgtggcatcttactatactgatgggcagtggctGCAATGGAATATGGGTGGGGGGACACagtaatatggatgaatgtagtaactacattgttttttcatgtgaaaacttcataagagtgtatatcaagaaTACcctaaaaaaagggggggggattCAGTGTGTGtctatacataaatatgtatccTAAGCAATTGGCTAATAATtctctcttcaaatatttgagcCCAAAGAAACACACAGGAAGTCCCTGAAATCTTCAGGATGATTCTCTCCTGCTTTTAGAAGCCTGTAATTATAACCCTAGAAGGTCTCAGGAGATTGCCTTGCTCCTGGGGTCATAAGACATCCTCTGAATATCCCTGTTATTCCTTTACCTGCATAGGCACAATTGTTTGGTGACTATCAAAGTAATTCAATCTTCTTCATTGTTTAGCTTTGGAACCACCCCAAGTTCTTACACCAGATATAACTATTAGGTAAAGATGATACACCCTTAAATACATGAACTTCAACTTATacatcaaatacattttcttttaggcAGTCACCTTGCAGGGGggtacatttattttaatgaacaaaCTTGTTTTGGCTTTTGGAGCTAGTTTGTTACAAGCCACAACACAGTATGCCTCATTACTTTATATGTTATTATTTAAATTCCTAATTTGATTATCTGAATGAGGTTCTGAACGATGTCTAATTCTTTCTGAAAATTACCCTCAGAGAATAAAAATGTGACTTGAGCATTCTGAAAGAATATTATTTCTGAGACTTTAAAAGCAATTCTAAAAGAGAGGATGCAAGACTCAAACACTCACAGATCACTGGAATAAATATAGCAGTCTTTCTAGGTAACAAAACTCAAAGGATCAATATTCATTTGGATATAAAAACTCAGTTTGTTTGAGATCACTATTAGTCACATACCAACAATGCCCAGGAGCATATAAGATAAGATGATTACTAAGTATAATGGTTAAGTCAGCAAAACCAAACTTTGTGAAATCAGCCACATTTACCAGACCTTTTGTCATAACATGATGGCTAACCATTGCATCTAGCATTTTACAGGGTGCCTCTGAAATGAGACTGAATACTCCAAGGCtctaggagaaaaaaaacctttccttttcatCACCATCTTAAAAGCTCGCTGCTTCAGTACTACTCCCAAATTAATTACAACTTACCCAAAACTGGTCTTTTAAAGCTTTTCATCatctttttatataatatatacctCAGGAAACTTTTCTTCAGAgtcaaatattttattagcaATTGGAGGATAACTAGTTGAACCAAATATTACTATGGgtcaaattttaaattatgcttGTTATCACATCAATTatacaattttaataaaatattttgaaatcaccCTACATTTAAAACAAAGTACATTTGTTATTACTATACTTCTTAAAAAGCAATATATTTATAGCATAAATTCACACCTATAAGTGAAATGGTAATCCCATCTATTCTTTAGTAAAATGAGTCATCAATCACATAACACTATAATCTAATACCTCAtatattcttgtttttaattaatttaggaGTGGCTGCCTTTGAGAAGCCAGCAAGAGGACACAATGTATTCCACAGACTTCACTGACTTTTGAAACAAATCTAGCACAGTcataaaaatcaaacagaagTTATAAACCTTTGTTTAGTTTTCATGGTAGCAATATAAATTggaactattcttttttttttttactagaaaggCACAGTAAACAAATCCAGGGTTCCTGTATTTTAGGTTATCTCTTGTGAAGTTACATTTAAAACCACATAACCACCACTTCTTTAGTTTAATTTTTCCTCAGTGGTAGAGTGAAATTTTAGCTTTTCGTGCCAGCTAAAATCTGACTAGTGTATCAGTTTTCAAATGAATCAAGTACATCATAGGATTACTGTGAATCTTAAGGATAATGATGTATAAGAGCACTTTGTAATGAAAGAGGTATTTATACAAATGTAGGTTAGTATATTACTTACCTTAACAACTGAGCTTCACATGTTTCATAAGCCATAAAGATCAGTGGACAGATAGGGGAAGTTAATTAGAAATAAGGAACCAGAAACTAAAACTGACATCAACCTCGCAAATTCCTTAAATATCTCTGGGCCAAAAATCATTCTTACCAATATTTCATTAAGTTTTCACAAACTGAATGATAATTATGTTGTCACTGCTCTCTTCTATTTCTTCTATGAGGAAGCACATTAATGTGGCTAAATAAAAGTACTGATTTCTACGACCAACACAAATTccaaaaaaactatgaaaataacccaaatatttacctttttttctgttctaatttTATTTCCACTGACATAGACCCACATGAAAACTTAACTGGCTCTCTTTTACAACAgtgtacctctttatccattATCCATTTTACCCCTATTTCCTGCCCAAAACACATTTGTGAGCTGAGGATAGAAGGCTGTAAGGGAAACACTCGGAAGACCTGTCTTCCTACCCACCAGCACTAAGAAAAGAAACCTGCTAGCCACTggattttttcttactttccacAGAGAGCTTATTTCACAGAAGTAGGATATTAGATTAGACTTCAGTAGGGCCTCTGCAATACCAGGTCTATCTTTATTATATGTTATTAAATGTTAAAGTCTGCTTATAAGAATGAAGGTCCTTCTTTTCTGTTAACTACTTGTTTTTAACACTTTCTTCTTTGAGAGCAGCTAAAATTAGATGTCATGATTTTTAGAAAGTAAGCAGCAGGGACTTCATCACATAATCCTATCTTAGTATACAGtagtaagtacttaataaatatgacagataaaaaacaaaagacattccTAAGTAACCAATAGGTCAAAGAAGAGAtcacaaagaaaattagaaaaatactttgaaatcaattaaaaggaaaacacaccCAAACTTTATGAGATGCCACTAAAGTGGTGCTCAGAGGGAGCTGTAAACACCTACACTAAACAagaaaaaggcttttaaaataataacctaATTTTCTCcttaagaaatcagaaaaagaacaatgaaacccACAgcaagcagatggaagaaaataatatcagagcagagataaataaaatggagaaaaacaacagagaaaaatcaatgaaacctaaagttggttctttaaaaagttcAACAAAATTCACAAACCACTAGCTAGACTGGCcaagaaaaagcattcaaaataccaaaatcaagactgaattttaattttagttcagGATATCTCTATgaaatttacagaaataaaagttgTTGCAcaggaatactatgaaaaaattgtatgccaaaatctagatgaaatggacaaactcCTAGAAAGACACAAAATAGCAAAACTGActggagaagaaatagaaaatctgaagagcCTATAACAAAaagattgaattagtaattaaatattttcccacaaagaaaagccAGGTCCAGGTAACTTCACCAGTGAGTTCTCCCAAATAGTTAAAGACTTAACACTGATTTTCTACAAACTCTTGCAAAACAACAGAAGAGTAAAGAACTTTTCCCAATTCTTCTATGAGGCAATATTAggctgataccaaaaccaaagatataAGACTATAGAAAAATGTGTCttgtgaatatagatgcaaaaatcctcaataaaataccaGCAGACAGAACCTAACAACATAAAAGAGAATTACACACCATGACTACATGCAGTTTGTCCCAGGAATAAAGGTTGGTTTAACAACTGAGTATCAATTATTATAATATACCACATCAAtaggaaaaaaggacaaaaaatgaCATGTTCATCCTCAATACATTTGGGAAAAGCacctgacaaaatccaacacccttaCATGACAAAAAAAACTATTtgacaaactaggaatagaagggaacatccttaacctgataaagggcatctatgaaaaacctacagttaatatcatacttaaagatgaaaaatggAAGATCAGGaaatacaacaaaaaaacaaGGATCTTGTCTTCtctcatcacttctattcaacattgtactggaggttctagccacagcaattagcaggaaaaagaatgaaaaggcatttagagtgggaaggaaaaagtaaaactatttctATTTGAGGATGATACTATCTTATAgacagaaaatcctaaggaatccacaaaAAAAACGATTAGAGCTTATAAATGAGTTGACCAAGATTGCAAgacacaagatcaatatacaaaaatcagttgtgtttctatatataaTAAGCTCTCTGCaaatgaaattatgaaaacattccatttagaatagcatcaaaaagaataaaatacttaggaataaatttaacaaaagtgcAAGATTTATACATTGAAAACCACAATACATCATtgtaagaaattaaagaggatctAATGAAAAGATAGACATTCCAtgttatggattggaagaattaatattttcaagatgacaatactccccaaattgatctacagattcaatgcaatcccatcaAAATCCCAGATGCCTTTTTGCAGAAACTGAGAAGATAATCCCAAATTCCTATGGGAAtacaagggacccagaatagccaaaacaatcttgaaaaagaacatagGTGGAGggatcacactttctgatttcaaaacttattagaaagcaatagtaatcaaTATAGTGTGGtatagtgtggtactggcacaaggacagacatacagatcaatgagaagaattgagaatccagaaataaacccttacgtTATGGTCAATTCATTTTCAACAACGTGCCAAAACAATACAGAAATGAGGAAAGAGTtgccttttcaataaatggtgctgggacaactggctaCCCACAGCAAAAGAATTAAGCTGGACTCCTACaacataccatatacaaaaattaactcagaatagAACAAAGGCCTAAATCTAAGAGCTACAACTATAAAACTATTAGAGGGAAACAGgaataaatctttgtgaccttggattaggcaatggtaTTTTAGGTATGACACCAGaaacataagcaacaaaagaaaaaataaattggatttcaCAAAAgaattttgtgcttcaaaggacactatcaaagTGAAGGACAACCCACAGAATAGGGAGAAAATATTGATAAACCATACACATAAGGGACTtatatccagaacatataaacaACTCTTACAATTTAAtgataaaaaggcaaataaatctAATTAAAATGAAGACAAgtatttgaacagacatttctctaaggaAGATAAATAACCAATATGCGTATGAAAAAGTGCTCAGCATCATTAGCAAAATGTGgctcaaaaccatgagataccactCTATATCCACTAGGATGactatataataaaaaagaaagctagTAACAAATGTTGGTATAGATGTGGAGATATGGAACCCTCACACAgagtaggaatataaaatagtggCTGCTTTGGAAAGCAGTCTGGCAGTTCCCCCAAAATACTAAACGtacaattaccatatgacccagcaattctactcctaagtatatcttaaaaagaaatgaaaacatgtgtctACATAAGAACTTGTATACAAACGTCCATAACACTATTATTCATGATAGCTGAAAAgggaaaataacccaaatgtccatcaactggtgaatggttAACAAGTGTGCTGTATGTGTAACAAGGGACATTACTGAGGGGcacagaaaggaatgaagtactgatatggATGAACATTGAAAACATTACTCTAAACACAGCAGGCCACATACtatatgactccatttacatCAATATGGTATATAATACATTTAACACATAAAATCTATGTTAATCGACTGTTTATATCATCCATAAGTTTTCCAggcaacagtaggctattagtagtcaagttttggggggagtcaaaagttatacacataATTTTTGTGCAGGGGGGCAGCCTCAACCCCTGAGTTGTGCAAGATCAACTGTAATTCCCTAAAAAGGCT
Encoded proteins:
- the CREBL2 gene encoding cAMP-responsive element-binding protein-like 2, with protein sequence MDDSKVVGGKVKKPGKRGRKPAKIDLKAKLERSRQSARECRARKKLRYQYLEELVSSRERAICALREELEMYKQWCMAMDQGKIPSEIKALLTGEEQSKFQQNSSRHMKAGKTDANSNSW